Proteins encoded together in one Balaenoptera musculus isolate JJ_BM4_2016_0621 chromosome 6, mBalMus1.pri.v3, whole genome shotgun sequence window:
- the NR4A3 gene encoding nuclear receptor subfamily 4 group A member 3 has product MPCVQAQYSPSPPGSSYAAQTYGSEYTTEIMNPDYSKLTMDLGSTEITATATTSLPSFSTFMEGYSSNYELKPSCLYQMQPSGTRPLIKMEEGRAHGYHHHHHDHHHHHHHQQQPSIPPPSGPEDEVLPSTSMYFKQSPPSTPTTPGFPQQAGAMWDDTLSSAQGCIAPGPLLDQPMKAVPTVAGARFPLFPFKPSPPHPPAPSPAGGHHLGYDPTAAAALSLPLGAAAAAAAAAGSQAAALEGHPYGLPLAKRAAALAFPPLGLTASPTASNLLGESPSLPSPPNRSSASGEGTCAVCGDNAACQHYGVRTCEGCKGFFKRTVQKNAKYVCLANKNCPVDKRRRNRCQYCRFQKCLGVGMVKEVVRTDSLKGRRGRLPSKPKSPLQQEASQPSPPSPPICMMNALVRALTDSTPRDLDYSRYCPTDQAAAGTDAEHVQQFYNLLTASIDVSRSWAEKIPGFTDLPKEDQTLLIESAFLELFVLRLSIRSNTAEDKFVFCNGLVLHRLQCLRGFGEWLDSIKDFSLSLQSLNLDIQALACLSALSMITERHGLKEPKRVEELCNKITSSLKEHQSKGQALEPTEPKVLRALVELRKICTLGLQRIFYLKLEDLVSPPSIIDKLFLDTLPF; this is encoded by the exons ATGCCCTGCGTGCAAGCCCAGTATAGCCCTTCACCGCCAGGTTCCAGTTATGCAGCACAGACATATGGCTCGGAATACACCACGGAGATCATGAATCCTGACTACTCCAAGCTGACCATGGACCTCGGCAGCACCGAGATCACGGCCACGGCTACCACGTCCCTGCCCAGCTTCAGTACCTTCATGGAGGGCTACTCGAGCAACTACGAACTCAAGCCCTCCTGCCTGTACCAAATGCAGCCGTCGGGGACCCGACCTTTGATCAAGATGGAGGAGGGCCGCGCGCACggctaccaccatcaccaccatgaccaccaccaccaccaccatcaccagcagCAGCCATCCATTCCGCCCCCCTCCGGCCCAGAGGACGAGGTGCTGCCCAGCACCTCCATGTACTTTAAGCAGTCCCCGCCGTCCACCCCCACCACGCCGGGCTTCCCCCAGCAGGCGGGGGCGATGTGGGACGACACGCTGTCCTCGGCACAGGGCTGCATCGCACCCGGCCCGTTGCTCGACCAGCCGATGAAGGCGGTGCCCACGGTGGCAGGCGCGCGCTTCCCGCTCTTCCCCTTCAAGCCCTCGCCGCCGCACCCGCCCGCGCCCAGCCCCGCAGGCGGCCACCACCTCGGCTACGACCCGACGGCCGCCGCCGCGCTGAGCCTGCCGCtgggagccgccgccgccgccgccgcagccgcagGCAGCCAGGCAGCCGCGCTCGAGGGCCACCCGTATGGGCTGCCGCTGGCCAAGAGGGCGGCCGCGCTGGCCTTCCCGCCACTCGGCCTCACGGCCTCCCCCACCGCATCCAACCTGCTGGGCGAGAGCCCCAGCCTGCCGTCACCGCCCAACAGGAGCTCGGCGTCGGGCGAGGGCACGTGCGCCGTGTGCGGGGACAACGCCGCCTGCCAGCACTACGGTGTGCGCACCTGCGAGGGCTGCAAGGGCTTCTTCAAG AGGACAgtgcagaaaaatgcaaaatatgttTGCCTGGCAAATAAAAACTGCCCTGTAGACAAGAGACGTCGAAACCGATGTCAGTACTGTCGATTTCAGAAGTGTCTCGGTGTCGGAATGGTTAAAGAAG TCGTCCGTACAGATAGTCTGAAAGGGAGGAGAGGTCGGCTGCCTTCCAAACCAAAGAGCCCATTACAGCAGGAAGCCTCTCAGCCCTCTCCACCTTCTCCTCCAATCTGTATGATGAATGCCCTCGTCCGAGCTTTAACAGACTCAACGCCCAGAGATCTCGATTATTCCAGA TACTGTCCCACTGACCAGGCCGCTGCAGGCACAGATGCCGAGCATGTACAACAGTTCTACAACCTTCTAACAGCCTCCATTGACGTATCTAGAAGCTGGGCAGAAAAGATTCCCGGATTTACTGATCTCCCCAAAGAAGATCAGACATTACTTATAGAATCAGCCTTTTTGGAGCTGTTTGTTCTCAGACTTTCCATCAg GTCAAACACTGCTGAAGATAAGTTTGTGTTCTGCAATGGACTTGTCCTGCATCGACTTCAGTGCCTTCGTGGATTTGGGGAGTGGCTCGACTCCATTAAAGACTTTTCCTTAAGTTTGCAGAGCCTGAACCTTGATATCCAAGCCTTAGCCTGCCTGTCAGCACTGAGCATGATCACAG AACGACATGGGTTAAAAGAACCAAAGAGAGTGGAGGAGCTATGCAACAAGATCACAAGCAGCTTAAAAGAGCATCAGAGTAAGGGACAAGCTTTGGAGCCCACCGAGCCCAAGGTCCTGCGTGCCCTGGTAGAACTGCGGAAGATCTGCACCCTGGGCCTCCAGCGCATCTTCTACCTGAAGCTGGAAGACTTGGTGTCTCCACCTTCCATCATCGACAAGCTCTTCCTGGATACCCTGCCTTTCTGA